A window of the Magnolia sinica isolate HGM2019 unplaced genomic scaffold, MsV1 ctg169, whole genome shotgun sequence genome harbors these coding sequences:
- the LOC131236068 gene encoding cytochrome P450 71A1-like produces MAIFPALLFLVFAIVLLTLATFNGGRARNKTNQPPSPSKLPIIGNLHQLGGPNSLLHLSLRSLSDKHGPLMLLHMGSIATLVVSSAEMAEEILKTHDLVFASRPWPCSNAAKQLLYGCNDLAFSPYGEYWRQVRKICVIELLSGKRVQSFTFIREEEVRNMTEVIKDSCSISAVNLTDMFLSLLSSIVSRVAFGKKYTGGENGEIRFSDLAKELQVLLGSFSVGDYFPSFGWMDVLSGLDARLKRISQGMDDFLDQVIEDHLIRGNVNNDGNNDERKDLVDVLLHLQKDANADIHLTKDNLKAIILDMFVAGTDTGSIALEWTMAELAKNPHVMEKAQAEVRRVVGRKAKVEEDDLVHMDYLKSIIKEALRLHPPAPLLIPHESTTSVTLQGYHISAKTKVLINAWAIGRDPKSWENADEFLPERFTNNPIDFRGQDFQLIPFGAGRRSCPGMPFVISTMELALANLLYWFDWELPGGAKNEDLDMSEVPGIVVHMKFPLQLVPIYHFSS; encoded by the exons ATGGCTATCTTTCCTGCTCTTCTCTTCTTGGTTTTTGCTATTGTTCTTCTAACCTTGGCTACTTTCAATGGAGGTCGAGCAAGGAATAAAACCAACCAACCACCTTCTCCATCCAAGCTTCCGATCATTGGCAACCTCCACCAGCTAGGTGGGCCTAATTCCCTTCTACACCTTTCTCTACGGTCGCTCTCCGACAAACACGGCCCGCTAATGCTCCTGCACATGGGGAGCATTGCTACTCTCGTAGTTTCATCGGCAGAGATGGCTGAAGAGATCTTGAAAACCCATGATCTTGTTTTTGCAAGCCGACCTTGGCCCTGTTCGAACGCAGCCAAGCAGCTTCTCTACGGTTGCAATGACTTGGCCTTTTCACCCTATGGGGAGTATTGGAGGCAAGTTAGGAAAATCTGCGTTATTGAACTTTTGAGTGGTAAGAGAGTGCAGTCATTCACTTTTATTAGGGAAGAAGAAGTTAGGAATATGACCGAGGTTATTAAAGATTCTTGTTCGATCTCGGCCGTTAATCTAACCGACATGTTTCTCTCCCTATTGAGCAGCATAGTCTCAAGGGTTGCTTTCGGGAAGAAGTACACAGGAGGAGAGAATGGAGAGATTAGATTCTCGGATCTAGCCAAGGAATTGCAAGTTCTTTTGGGATCTTTCAGTGTGGGAGATTATTTTCCAtcatttggatggatggatgtccTCAGTGGCTTAGATGCTAGATTGAAGAGAATTTCTCAAGGCATGGATGATTTTCTTGATCAAGTGATTGAGGACCATCTCATTCGTGGGAATGTCAACAATGATGGAAATAACGATGAGCGTAAGGACCTTGTGGATGTATTGCTCCACCTTCAAAAGGATGCCAATGCCGACATCCATCTCACGAAAGATAACCTGAAAGCCATCATCTTG gACATGTTCGTTGCAGGAACCGACACTGGATCTATAGCTTTGGAATGGACCATGGCAGAGCTTGCAAAGAATCCACATGTGATGGAAAAAGCTCAAGCAGAGGTAAGAAGAGTGGTAGGAAGAAAAGCAAAGGTGGAAGAGGACGACCTTGTTCACATGGATTACTTGAAATCCATAATCAAGGAAGCACTACGTTTACACCCTCCAGCGCCCTTGTTAATTCCCCATGAATCCACAACAAGCGTGACACTGCAAGGGTACCATATCTCTGCAAAAACAAAGGTCCTGATCAATGCATGGGCCATCGGAAGGGACCCCAAATCATGGGAAAATGCTGATGAGtttcttcctgagagattcaccAACAACCCAATTGATTTCAGAGGTCAAGATTTTCAATTAATACCATTTGGGGCAGGTAGGAGAAGTTGCCCTGGAATGCCATTTGTCATCTCCACCATGGAACTTGCTCTTGCCAACCTTTTATATTGGTTTGATTGGGAGTTGCCTGGTGGGGCAAAAAATGAAGATCTAGACATGAGTGAAGTTCCGGGTATCGTTGTCCACATGAAATTCCCTCTTCAACTGGTCCCAATATATCACTTTTCTTCTTAA